In a genomic window of Bradyrhizobium ontarionense:
- a CDS encoding tripartite tricarboxylate transporter substrate binding protein BugD yields the protein MRRCVCAVLLMLLAVIPARAETYPARPITVIVPFAAGGPSDAMMRILAEHMKQTLGQAVLVENVTGAGGSIGVGRAVRSKPDGYTVSFGHLGTHVANGAVYRLGYDLVADLEPVVLLPNNPMIIVSRSNVPANSLPEFLAWLKSQPNPASAGTAGNGSGSHIAGLYFEQVTGLKLQYVPYRGTGPAMNDLIAGQIDLIVDQTSNAINQVRAGTIRAYAVTDDKRLDGAPEIPTTDEAGLPGFHMTLWSGLWLPKGTAKEIVATLNAAAVAALNEPGVQEQLKNLGLQMPPADQRTPEALGTLQRAEIGKWWPMIRASGVVPE from the coding sequence ATGCGACGTTGCGTGTGCGCCGTTCTGTTGATGCTGCTCGCTGTCATCCCGGCGCGGGCCGAGACGTATCCGGCGCGCCCGATCACCGTGATCGTGCCGTTCGCCGCCGGTGGTCCGTCGGATGCGATGATGCGCATTCTTGCCGAGCACATGAAGCAGACGCTCGGGCAGGCCGTGCTGGTCGAGAACGTGACCGGCGCGGGCGGATCGATCGGCGTCGGCCGCGCGGTGCGGTCCAAGCCCGACGGCTACACCGTGAGCTTCGGACATCTCGGCACCCACGTCGCCAACGGCGCCGTCTATCGGCTCGGCTATGATCTCGTCGCCGATCTCGAGCCCGTCGTGCTGCTGCCGAACAATCCGATGATCATCGTCAGCCGCAGCAACGTGCCGGCGAACTCGCTGCCGGAATTCCTCGCCTGGCTGAAGTCGCAGCCGAACCCTGCATCCGCGGGCACGGCCGGCAACGGGTCCGGCAGCCACATCGCGGGGCTCTATTTCGAGCAGGTCACCGGCCTCAAGCTGCAATACGTGCCCTATCGCGGCACGGGTCCGGCGATGAATGACCTCATCGCGGGGCAGATCGATCTGATCGTCGACCAGACCTCGAATGCGATCAACCAGGTTCGCGCCGGCACGATTCGGGCCTATGCGGTCACCGACGACAAGCGCCTCGACGGTGCGCCGGAGATTCCGACCACCGACGAAGCCGGGCTGCCCGGCTTCCACATGACCTTGTGGTCGGGGCTTTGGCTGCCGAAGGGCACGGCCAAAGAGATCGTCGCCACGCTGAATGCCGCCGCCGTTGCCGCCCTGAACGAGCCGGGGGTGCAGGAGCAGTTGAAAAACCTGGGGTTGCAGATGCCGCCGGCAGATCAGCGCACGCCGGAGGCCCTTGGAACCTTGCAACGGGCCGAAATCGGCAAGTGGTGGCCGATGATCCGAGCGTCCGGGGTGGTGCCGGAGTAA
- a CDS encoding threonine synthase produces MKSSDNLTIERPTFVTHLECAMEGDHYPADQIHNLSKAGKPLLVRYDLAGVKQALTKDALAARPADMWRYRELLPVRKCQDIVSLGEVMTPLISLPKLSKKLGGGEIIVKDEGRLPTGSFKARGLVMAVSMGKALGIRHMAMPTNGNAGAALAAYATSCGIKTTIFCPADTPEVNVSEIELQGATVYRVNGLIDDCGKIVGEGKAKVGWFDTSTLKEPYRIEGKKTMGLELAEQLGWDVPDVIFYPTGGGTGLIGMWKAFDELEKIGFIGSKRPRMVAVQASGCAPMVRAFEAGVEHAPRWEDAHTIASGIRVPQAIGDFLILRAVRESKGFAIAVDDEKISLALSEVAREEGLLLCPEGAATYAAYKQSLADGRVTKNDRVMLFNCATGLKYPLPPVNRALDRHQPIDYGQF; encoded by the coding sequence TTGAAATCCAGCGACAACCTCACCATCGAACGCCCGACCTTCGTCACCCATCTCGAATGCGCGATGGAAGGTGATCATTATCCGGCGGACCAGATTCACAACCTGTCCAAGGCCGGCAAGCCGCTGCTGGTGCGCTACGACCTCGCCGGCGTGAAGCAGGCCCTCACCAAGGATGCGCTGGCCGCGCGGCCGGCCGACATGTGGCGCTATCGCGAGCTGCTGCCGGTGCGCAAGTGCCAGGACATCGTCAGCCTCGGCGAGGTCATGACGCCGCTGATCAGCCTGCCGAAGCTGTCGAAGAAGCTCGGCGGCGGCGAGATCATCGTCAAGGATGAGGGCCGGCTGCCGACCGGCTCGTTCAAGGCGCGCGGTCTCGTCATGGCGGTGTCGATGGGCAAGGCGCTCGGCATCCGGCACATGGCGATGCCGACCAACGGCAATGCCGGGGCTGCGCTCGCGGCCTATGCGACCTCCTGCGGCATCAAGACCACGATCTTCTGTCCAGCCGATACGCCCGAGGTCAACGTCAGCGAAATCGAGCTGCAGGGTGCGACGGTCTACCGCGTCAACGGCCTGATCGACGATTGCGGCAAGATCGTCGGCGAAGGCAAGGCCAAGGTCGGCTGGTTCGACACCTCGACCCTGAAGGAGCCGTACCGGATCGAGGGCAAGAAGACGATGGGGCTCGAGCTCGCCGAGCAGCTCGGCTGGGACGTGCCCGACGTGATCTTCTATCCGACCGGCGGCGGCACCGGCCTGATCGGGATGTGGAAGGCGTTCGACGAACTCGAGAAGATCGGCTTCATCGGTTCGAAGCGCCCGCGCATGGTGGCGGTGCAGGCGTCCGGCTGCGCCCCGATGGTGCGCGCCTTTGAGGCGGGCGTCGAGCATGCGCCGCGCTGGGAGGACGCTCACACCATCGCCTCCGGCATCCGCGTGCCGCAGGCGATCGGAGATTTCCTCATCCTGCGTGCCGTCAGAGAGAGCAAGGGTTTCGCTATTGCCGTCGATGACGAGAAGATTTCTCTCGCGCTCAGCGAAGTCGCCCGCGAGGAAGGGCTGTTGCTCTGTCCGGAAGGTGCTGCGACCTACGCCGCCTACAAGCAGAGCCTGGCTGACGGACGCGTCACGAAAAACGACCGTGTGATGCTGTTCAATTGCGCCACGGGACTTAAATATCCGCTGCCGCCGGTCAACCGCGCGCTCGATCGTCACCAGCCGATCGACTACGGGCAATTCTAA
- the lpdA gene encoding dihydrolipoyl dehydrogenase has protein sequence MADTSFDIIIIGSGPGGYVAAIRAAQLGFKTAIIEKSYLGGICLNWGCIPTKALLRSAEIYHYMQHAKDYGLSAEKISYDPKAVVARSRGVSKRLNDGVGFLMKKNKVQVIWGKAAIDAPGKITVTKSDVESPKGALGEGTYQAKHIIVATGARPRVLPGLEPDKKLVWTYFEAMVPDKMPKSLLVVGSGAIGIEFASFFRTMGSDVTVVEVLPQILPVEDAEIAGLARKQLEKQGLKIMTGAKVTKLDKKSDSVVATIDDGKGKTEAVEFDRVISAVGVVGNIESLGLEKLGVKTDRGCIVIDGYGKTNVPGIYAIGDVAGPPMLAHKAEHEGVICVEAIKGLHPHAMDKNLIPGCTYCHPQVASVGLTEAKAKEQGRDIRVGRFPFVGNGKAIALGEDQGLVKVIFDKKTGQLIGAHMVGAEVTELIQGYVVAMNLETTEEELMHTVFPHPTLSEMMKEAVLDAYGRVLNM, from the coding sequence ATGGCCGACACATCCTTCGACATCATCATCATCGGCTCCGGCCCGGGCGGCTATGTTGCCGCGATCCGCGCCGCGCAGCTCGGGTTCAAGACCGCAATCATCGAGAAATCCTATCTCGGCGGCATCTGCCTGAACTGGGGCTGCATCCCGACCAAGGCGCTGCTGCGCTCGGCCGAGATCTACCACTACATGCAGCACGCCAAGGATTACGGTCTCTCTGCCGAGAAGATCTCCTACGATCCGAAAGCGGTGGTGGCCCGCTCGCGCGGCGTGTCGAAGCGGCTGAACGACGGCGTCGGCTTTCTGATGAAGAAGAACAAGGTCCAGGTGATCTGGGGCAAAGCGGCGATCGACGCGCCCGGGAAGATCACCGTGACCAAGTCCGACGTCGAGTCGCCTAAGGGCGCGCTGGGCGAGGGCACCTATCAGGCCAAGCACATCATCGTCGCGACCGGCGCGCGCCCGCGCGTGCTGCCGGGCCTGGAGCCTGACAAGAAGCTGGTCTGGACCTATTTCGAGGCGATGGTGCCGGACAAGATGCCGAAGTCGCTCTTGGTGGTCGGCTCCGGCGCCATCGGCATCGAGTTCGCCTCGTTCTTCCGCACCATGGGCTCGGACGTGACGGTGGTCGAGGTGCTGCCGCAGATCCTGCCCGTCGAGGACGCCGAGATCGCCGGCCTGGCCCGCAAGCAGCTCGAGAAGCAGGGCCTCAAGATCATGACCGGCGCCAAGGTCACCAAGCTCGACAAGAAGAGCGACAGCGTGGTGGCGACGATCGACGACGGCAAGGGCAAGACCGAGGCGGTCGAGTTCGACCGCGTGATCTCGGCGGTCGGCGTGGTCGGCAACATCGAGAGTCTCGGGCTCGAGAAGCTCGGGGTGAAGACCGATCGCGGCTGCATCGTCATCGACGGCTACGGCAAGACCAACGTGCCCGGCATCTATGCCATCGGCGACGTCGCCGGTCCCCCGATGCTGGCGCACAAGGCCGAGCATGAGGGCGTGATCTGCGTCGAGGCGATCAAGGGCCTGCATCCGCATGCGATGGACAAGAACCTCATTCCCGGCTGCACCTATTGCCATCCGCAGGTCGCCTCCGTCGGTCTCACCGAGGCCAAGGCGAAAGAGCAGGGCCGCGACATCCGCGTCGGCCGCTTCCCCTTCGTCGGCAACGGCAAGGCGATCGCGCTCGGCGAGGACCAGGGCCTCGTCAAGGTCATCTTCGACAAGAAGACGGGACAGCTGATCGGCGCCCACATGGTCGGCGCCGAGGTCACCGAGCTGATCCAGGGCTACGTCGTGGCGATGAACCTCGAGACCACCGAGGAAGAGCTGATGCACACGGTGTTCCCACATCCGACGCTGTCGGAGATGATGAAGGAAGCCGTGCTCGACGCCTACGGGCGTGTGCTGAACATGTGA
- a CDS encoding pyruvate dehydrogenase complex dihydrolipoamide acetyltransferase, protein MPINILMPALSPTMEKGNLARWLKKEGDQVKSGDVIAEIETDKATMEVEAVDEGTLARIVVPEGTQDVPVNDVIAVLAGDGEDVKAAGSAPAAAPKSEAKPTASAAPAAATPPAAAPAPKPAAAPAVAALAAAPQPDGQARVFSSPLARRLAKDAGIDLGRITGTGPHGRVIARDVDEAKSGKGLKAAPSAAPAAAGAPALAPSMSDKQVLALFEPGSYDIVPHDGMRRTIAQRLTASVQTVPHFYLTIDCDIGKLLAAREEINAAAPKDKEKKPLYKLSVNDFVIKAMAVALQKKPDCNVSWTEGGMLKHKHSDIGVAVAMPGGLITPIIRKAETKTLSAISGEMKDFAARARARKLKPEEYQGGTTAVSNLGMYGINHFTAVINPPHATILAVGTSEERPVVRGGKIEIASMMSVTLSCDHRAIDGALGAELIGVFKQLIENPVMMMV, encoded by the coding sequence ATGCCGATCAACATTCTGATGCCCGCGCTGTCGCCGACGATGGAGAAGGGCAACCTCGCCCGTTGGCTCAAGAAGGAAGGCGACCAGGTCAAGTCCGGCGATGTCATCGCCGAGATCGAGACCGACAAGGCCACCATGGAGGTCGAGGCGGTCGACGAAGGCACGCTCGCCAGGATCGTGGTCCCGGAAGGCACGCAGGACGTGCCCGTCAACGACGTCATCGCGGTGCTCGCGGGCGACGGCGAGGACGTCAAGGCCGCCGGAAGCGCGCCGGCGGCGGCGCCCAAGTCTGAGGCGAAGCCCACCGCGTCAGCAGCCCCCGCCGCGGCGACCCCACCGGCCGCAGCGCCGGCGCCGAAGCCGGCTGCAGCTCCGGCTGTCGCGGCGCTGGCGGCCGCGCCGCAGCCGGACGGCCAGGCCCGCGTGTTCTCGTCGCCGCTGGCGCGCCGGCTTGCCAAGGATGCCGGCATCGATCTCGGCCGCATCACCGGCACCGGTCCGCATGGCCGCGTCATCGCCCGCGACGTCGACGAGGCGAAGTCGGGCAAGGGCCTCAAGGCCGCGCCGTCGGCCGCTCCCGCCGCTGCAGGCGCCCCCGCGCTGGCGCCGTCGATGTCCGACAAGCAGGTCCTGGCGCTGTTCGAGCCGGGCTCCTACGACATCGTGCCGCATGACGGCATGCGCCGGACCATCGCGCAGCGCCTCACCGCCTCGGTGCAGACTGTTCCGCACTTCTATCTCACGATCGATTGCGACATCGGCAAGCTGCTGGCCGCGCGCGAGGAGATCAATGCGGCGGCCCCGAAGGACAAGGAGAAGAAGCCGCTCTACAAGCTCAGCGTAAACGACTTCGTCATCAAGGCGATGGCGGTCGCGCTGCAGAAGAAGCCGGACTGCAACGTCAGCTGGACCGAAGGCGGCATGCTCAAGCACAAGCATTCCGATATCGGCGTGGCGGTGGCGATGCCGGGCGGCCTGATCACCCCGATCATCCGCAAGGCCGAGACCAAGACGCTGTCGGCAATCTCGGGCGAGATGAAGGACTTCGCCGCGCGCGCCCGGGCCCGCAAGCTCAAGCCGGAGGAATATCAGGGCGGCACCACAGCGGTGTCCAACCTCGGCATGTACGGCATCAATCATTTCACGGCGGTGATCAACCCGCCGCACGCGACGATCCTCGCCGTCGGCACGTCAGAGGAACGCCCGGTGGTGCGGGGCGGCAAGATCGAGATCGCGAGCATGATGAGCGTGACCTTGTCGTGCGATCACCGCGCAATCGACGGCGCGCTCGGTGCCGAGCTGATCGGCGTCTTCAAGCAGCTGATCGAGAATCCCGTGATGATGATGGTGTGA
- a CDS encoding DUF5076 domain-containing protein encodes MAGPKEQPLPPDVIGREDATEVLRAFVLDGGLSIAFQRAFEEPDVWGLLLVDVARHAARAYARESDYSEDEALQRIVEMFEAELARPTDMGTTSPRSKQGH; translated from the coding sequence ATGGCCGGACCCAAGGAGCAGCCGCTGCCGCCAGACGTGATCGGCCGCGAGGACGCCACCGAAGTGTTGCGCGCCTTCGTGCTCGATGGCGGGCTCTCGATCGCCTTCCAGCGCGCCTTCGAGGAGCCTGACGTGTGGGGGCTGCTCCTGGTCGACGTCGCCCGTCACGCCGCGCGCGCCTATGCGCGCGAGAGCGATTATTCCGAAGACGAAGCGCTGCAGCGTATCGTCGAGATGTTCGAAGCCGAGCTGGCTCGGCCGACCGATATGGGCACCACCAGCCCCAGGTCGAAACAAGGTCACTGA
- a CDS encoding pyruvate dehydrogenase complex E1 component subunit beta — protein MPIQVLMPALSPTMEKGNLAKWLKKEGEAIKSGDVIAEIETDKATMEVEATDEGTLGKILIPEGTADVAVNTPIATILADGESAADLGKTAAPAAETKAAQSAPPAAADAIPASPAVAAPQSVAQPDPDVPAGTEMVTQTIREALRDAMAEEMRRDGDVFIMGEEVAEYQGAYKVTQGLLQEFGARRVMDTPITEHGFAGIGVGAAMAGLKPIVEFMTFNFAMQAMDQIINSAAKTLYMSGGQMGCSIVFRGPNGAAARVAAQHSQDYSSWFSHVPGLKVVAPYSAADAKGLLKAAIRDPNPVIFLENEVLYGHSGEVPKLDDYVIPIGKARIARAGKDVTLISWSNGMTYALKAADELAKEGIEAEVIDLRTLRPMDTETIIASVKKTGRAVTVEEGWQQSGVGAEIAARIMEHAFDYLDAPVVRVSGKDVPMPYANNLEKLALPSAAEVVQAAKSVCYR, from the coding sequence ATGCCAATTCAAGTTTTGATGCCTGCGCTGTCGCCCACGATGGAGAAGGGCAATCTCGCCAAATGGCTGAAGAAGGAAGGCGAGGCGATCAAGTCGGGTGACGTGATCGCCGAGATCGAGACCGACAAGGCCACGATGGAGGTCGAGGCGACCGATGAAGGGACGCTCGGCAAGATCCTGATTCCCGAAGGCACCGCCGACGTCGCGGTCAACACGCCGATCGCCACCATCCTCGCCGACGGCGAAAGCGCCGCCGATCTCGGCAAGACCGCAGCACCCGCGGCCGAGACGAAGGCCGCGCAGTCGGCTCCTCCGGCTGCTGCTGATGCAATTCCGGCCTCGCCGGCCGTTGCCGCGCCGCAGAGCGTGGCGCAGCCCGATCCGGATGTGCCCGCCGGCACCGAGATGGTGACGCAGACCATCCGCGAGGCGCTGCGCGACGCCATGGCGGAGGAGATGCGCCGCGACGGCGACGTCTTCATCATGGGCGAGGAGGTTGCCGAATATCAGGGCGCCTACAAGGTCACGCAAGGGCTGCTGCAGGAGTTCGGCGCACGCCGCGTGATGGACACACCGATCACCGAGCACGGCTTCGCCGGCATCGGCGTTGGTGCGGCGATGGCCGGCCTGAAGCCGATCGTCGAGTTCATGACCTTCAACTTCGCCATGCAGGCGATGGACCAGATCATCAACTCGGCGGCCAAGACCTTGTACATGTCCGGCGGCCAGATGGGCTGCTCGATCGTGTTCCGTGGCCCGAACGGTGCTGCCGCCCGTGTCGCCGCCCAGCACAGCCAGGACTACTCGTCATGGTTTTCGCACGTGCCCGGCTTGAAGGTCGTCGCGCCGTATTCCGCGGCCGACGCCAAGGGCCTGCTGAAGGCTGCGATCCGCGATCCGAATCCGGTGATCTTCCTCGAGAACGAGGTGCTCTACGGTCATTCCGGCGAGGTGCCGAAGCTCGACGACTACGTGATCCCGATCGGCAAGGCGCGTATCGCGCGTGCCGGCAAGGACGTCACGCTCATCTCCTGGTCGAACGGCATGACCTATGCGCTCAAGGCCGCCGATGAGCTTGCCAAGGAGGGCATCGAGGCCGAGGTGATCGACCTGCGCACGCTGCGTCCGATGGACACCGAGACCATCATCGCGTCGGTCAAGAAGACCGGCCGCGCGGTCACGGTGGAAGAGGGCTGGCAGCAGAGCGGCGTCGGCGCCGAGATCGCTGCGCGCATCATGGAGCACGCCTTCGACTATCTCGATGCGCCGGTCGTGCGCGTCTCGGGCAAGGACGTGCCGATGCCCTATGCCAACAATCTCGAGAAGCTCGCGCTGCCCTCGGCCGCCGAGGTCGTGCAGGCCGCCAAGTCCGTCTGCTACCGGTAA
- the pdhA gene encoding pyruvate dehydrogenase (acetyl-transferring) E1 component subunit alpha: MAAPKKTVAKEQGQDRDNGPPPEFTREQELAALRDMLLIRRFEEKAGQLYGMGAIGGFCHLYIGQEAVVVGMQMALKPGDQVITGYRDHGHMLATGMDAKGVMAELTGRRGGYSKGKGGSMHMFSIEKNFFGGHGIVGAQVSLGTGLALANRYRGNDSVSIAYFGDGAANQGQVYESFNMAELWKLPVIYVIENNRYAMGTAVSRASAQTDFSKRGISFNIPGEQVDGMDVRAVKAAGEKAVAWCREGKGPYILEMQTYRYRGHSMSDPAKYRTREEVEKVRHDQDPIEQVRNRLLAAKVSEQDLKAIDADVRKIVNEAADFAQADPEPDVAELYTDVYR, from the coding sequence ATGGCCGCACCCAAGAAAACCGTCGCAAAGGAACAAGGGCAGGACAGGGACAACGGCCCGCCGCCGGAATTCACCAGAGAACAGGAATTGGCTGCGCTGCGCGACATGCTCTTGATCCGTCGCTTTGAGGAGAAGGCGGGTCAGCTTTATGGCATGGGTGCGATCGGTGGCTTCTGCCACCTCTACATCGGCCAGGAGGCTGTGGTCGTCGGCATGCAGATGGCGCTGAAGCCCGGCGACCAGGTCATCACCGGCTATCGCGACCACGGCCACATGCTGGCGACCGGCATGGACGCCAAGGGCGTCATGGCCGAGCTCACCGGGCGCCGCGGCGGCTATTCCAAGGGCAAGGGCGGCTCGATGCACATGTTCAGCATCGAGAAGAATTTCTTCGGCGGCCACGGCATCGTCGGTGCGCAGGTGTCGCTGGGGACGGGCCTGGCGCTCGCCAACCGCTATCGCGGCAACGACTCGGTCAGCATCGCCTATTTCGGCGACGGCGCGGCGAACCAGGGGCAGGTCTATGAGAGCTTCAACATGGCGGAGCTCTGGAAGCTGCCGGTGATCTACGTGATCGAGAACAACCGCTACGCGATGGGCACGGCGGTGTCGCGCGCCTCGGCGCAGACCGACTTCTCCAAGCGCGGCATCTCCTTCAACATTCCGGGCGAGCAGGTCGACGGCATGGACGTCCGCGCGGTGAAGGCCGCCGGCGAGAAGGCGGTCGCGTGGTGCCGCGAGGGCAAGGGTCCGTACATTCTGGAAATGCAGACCTACCGCTATCGCGGTCACTCGATGTCGGACCCGGCCAAGTATCGCACCCGCGAGGAGGTCGAGAAGGTTCGCCACGACCAGGATCCGATCGAGCAGGTCCGTAACCGCCTGCTGGCGGCAAAGGTGAGCGAGCAGGATCTCAAGGCGATCGATGCCGACGTCCGCAAGATCGTCAACGAAGCCGCCGATTTCGCGCAGGCCGATCCCGAGCCTGATGTCGCCGAACTCTACACCGACGTCTATCGCTAA
- a CDS encoding FtsB family cell division protein, with protein sequence MVSRARLKSFLTGLALYTMAAAIIGYFGINAYTGRYGLNARQELDQEIISLTSELARLKQERTEGEKRVSLLRSDRVDPDMLDERARFQLGYANPHDLIRINRPQ encoded by the coding sequence ATGGTCTCCCGCGCGCGGCTCAAATCGTTTCTCACGGGGCTCGCCCTCTACACGATGGCGGCGGCCATCATCGGCTATTTCGGCATCAACGCCTACACCGGTCGCTATGGCCTCAATGCGCGCCAGGAGCTCGACCAGGAGATCATCTCACTGACCTCCGAGCTCGCCCGTCTCAAGCAGGAGCGGACGGAGGGCGAGAAGCGGGTGTCGCTGTTGCGCTCCGACCGGGTCGACCCGGACATGCTGGACGAGCGTGCGCGCTTTCAGCTCGGCTATGCCAACCCGCATGATTTGATCCGGATCAACCGCCCGCAGTGA
- a CDS encoding GNAT family N-acetyltransferase — protein sequence MPTLDLTAEQRAALDRPVWSALTTGHRTLAEGAAHARRYPAAIAPFAAMSDESDAAWSELADLAKDAVVAIVTPAPPGDLRGLEARLRADIRQMVAVEAVDPVGDAAVEMLDRRDVPAMLELTALTKPGPFLARTHELGRYIGIRDGERLAAMAGERMRLDGFTEISAVCVHPDYRGRGYAQRLVLTLMAAIRGRGETPFLHVIDDNHAAIALYERLGFVSRTSLCFTVLRRSAAPATGDGTFGKKPSGAD from the coding sequence ATGCCGACATTGGATCTCACTGCCGAGCAGCGCGCAGCGTTGGATCGCCCCGTCTGGTCAGCCCTGACCACCGGGCACCGGACGCTTGCGGAAGGCGCCGCGCATGCCCGTCGCTATCCGGCGGCGATCGCACCATTTGCCGCCATGTCGGACGAGAGCGATGCCGCGTGGTCCGAGCTCGCCGACCTCGCCAAGGATGCTGTGGTTGCGATCGTGACCCCGGCTCCGCCGGGCGATCTGCGGGGCCTTGAGGCCCGGCTCCGCGCCGACATCCGCCAGATGGTCGCCGTAGAGGCTGTCGACCCTGTCGGAGATGCCGCGGTCGAGATGCTGGACCGTCGCGACGTTCCGGCGATGCTGGAGCTGACGGCGTTGACCAAGCCCGGGCCGTTCCTGGCCAGGACCCACGAGCTCGGCCGCTACATCGGCATCCGCGACGGGGAGCGCTTGGCTGCCATGGCCGGGGAGCGCATGCGCCTGGACGGGTTCACGGAAATCAGCGCCGTCTGTGTCCATCCAGACTATCGCGGCCGTGGCTACGCTCAGCGGCTGGTGCTGACCTTGATGGCAGCGATCAGGGGCAGGGGCGAGACGCCGTTCCTTCACGTCATCGACGACAATCATGCGGCGATCGCGCTGTACGAGCGCCTCGGTTTCGTGTCGCGAACCAGCTTGTGTTTCACCGTGCTACGACGATCCGCCGCGCCAGCGACGGGCGATGGGACCTTCGGGAAGAAGCCGTCAGGCGCAGATTAG
- a CDS encoding aldolase has protein sequence MAHSFTPVSSSKPGPNQPDLESEAVWQARVDLAACFRMAARHGLEEGICNHFSALVPGYDDLFIVNPYGYAFRELTASQLLVCDFDGNVIAGEGRPEATAFYIHARIHKALPRAKVAFHTHMPYATALSMTEGAPLIFAGQTALKFYGRTVVDENYNGLALDEREGDRIAGAIGDADIVFMKHHGVMVLAPTIAEAWDDLYYLERACQVQCLALSTGRKVVAVEPAIAQAASRQMREGDAESARLHLEAVKRMLDGEEPVYRS, from the coding sequence ATGGCCCATTCGTTCACACCCGTGTCGTCGTCGAAGCCCGGCCCGAACCAGCCGGATCTTGAATCGGAGGCGGTCTGGCAGGCACGGGTCGACCTTGCGGCCTGCTTCCGGATGGCCGCACGGCACGGGCTCGAGGAGGGGATCTGCAACCATTTCTCAGCCCTGGTGCCCGGTTACGATGACCTCTTCATCGTCAATCCCTACGGCTACGCCTTCCGCGAGCTGACGGCATCGCAACTCCTGGTGTGTGACTTCGACGGCAACGTCATTGCCGGTGAGGGCCGCCCGGAGGCGACCGCCTTCTACATCCATGCCCGTATCCACAAGGCGCTGCCGCGGGCCAAGGTCGCGTTCCACACGCATATGCCGTATGCGACGGCGCTCTCGATGACGGAAGGCGCGCCGCTGATCTTCGCCGGACAGACCGCGCTGAAGTTCTACGGCCGCACCGTCGTCGACGAAAACTACAACGGCCTCGCGCTCGACGAGCGGGAAGGCGATCGGATTGCCGGCGCGATCGGTGATGCCGATATCGTCTTCATGAAGCATCACGGCGTCATGGTGTTGGCGCCGACGATCGCGGAGGCCTGGGACGATCTCTATTATCTCGAACGTGCCTGCCAGGTGCAGTGCCTGGCGCTGTCGACCGGGCGCAAGGTCGTCGCGGTCGAGCCGGCCATCGCGCAAGCCGCCTCTCGGCAGATGCGCGAAGGCGATGCGGAATCGGCTCGGTTGCATCTCGAGGCCGTCAAGCGCATGCTCGACGGCGAGGAGCCGGTCTACCGGAGCTGA
- a CDS encoding NADPH-dependent FMN reductase: MPAPYSVVALVGSLRKESFTLKIAKAVAKLAPADLKIDVVTLEGLSFFNQDLEGNPPADWLALREKLKASSGVLILTPEYNRSIPGVLKNAIDIASRPYGKSSFLGKPVGLIANSPGPLGGVAAAKHLQNIMPGISGPVMGQPEIYLNGVGDAFDEKGELVKDSLKTVLQQYLDAFAAFVAKQNG, encoded by the coding sequence ATGCCAGCTCCGTATTCCGTCGTCGCGCTCGTCGGGAGTCTCCGCAAGGAGAGCTTCACCCTCAAGATCGCCAAGGCGGTGGCCAAGCTGGCTCCGGCCGACCTGAAGATCGACGTGGTGACGCTCGAAGGCCTGTCGTTCTTCAACCAGGACCTCGAGGGCAATCCGCCGGCCGACTGGCTCGCGCTGCGCGAGAAGCTGAAGGCCTCGAGCGGCGTGCTGATTTTGACGCCCGAATACAACCGCTCGATTCCCGGCGTGTTGAAGAACGCGATCGACATCGCCTCGCGGCCCTATGGCAAGAGCTCGTTCCTCGGCAAGCCGGTCGGCCTCATCGCCAACTCCCCGGGCCCGCTCGGTGGCGTCGCCGCCGCCAAGCATCTGCAGAACATCATGCCTGGCATTTCCGGCCCGGTCATGGGGCAGCCGGAAATCTACCTGAACGGCGTCGGCGATGCCTTCGATGAGAAGGGTGAGCTGGTCAAGGATTCGCTGAAGACGGTGCTGCAGCAATATCTGGACGCGTTCGCCGCCTTCGTGGCCAAGCAGAACGGCTGA